One Pyrus communis chromosome 4, drPyrComm1.1, whole genome shotgun sequence genomic region harbors:
- the LOC137730997 gene encoding protein DEHYDRATION-INDUCED 19 homolog 4-like, with protein sequence MDSDNSWSSLFSTPSSRRYLSRSDLFSHEETDGDDDLKAEFLCPFCAEDFDVVGLCCHIDEEHPLEAKNGVCPVCAKRVGANLVSHLTTQHGSLLKVQRKRKLRRGSGSTFSILRKELREGSLQSLLGGSSFLSSNTEADPLLSSFIYNPPTVDEDVSTQTHPLVEPSFVKESTKEEVSERSVQQPPLSRKDQEEQARRCEFVQGLLMSTIFDDL encoded by the exons ATGGACTCTGATAATTCGTGGAGCAGTCTCTTCTCGACCCCCTCGTCGAGGCGGTACCTGTCGCGATCCG ATCTGTTTTCGCACGAAGAAACTGACGGGGACGATGATTTAAAGGCAGAGTTTTTGTGTCCTTTTTGCGCCGAGGATTTTGATGTCGTTGGGCTTTGCTGCCACATCGATGAGGAGCATCCGCTGGAGGCTAAGAACGGG GTCTGTCCAGTTTGTGCGAAAAGGGTGGGAGCAAACCTTGTGAGCCATCTTACTACGCAACATGGGAGTTTGTTAAAG GTTCAGCGCAAGAGGAAACTTCGCAGGGGATCTGGGTCAACATTTTCTATATTAAGGAAAGAGCTGCGGGAAGGAAGTTTACAATCCCTTCTAGGAGGGTCTTCGTTCCTTTCCTCAAACACTGAAGCTGATCCTTTGTTGTCTTCTTTTATATATAACCCTCCCACGGTTGATGAGGATGTCAGTACACAGACCCATCCTTTAGTTGAACCATCTTTTGTGAAGGAGAGCACAAAGGAAGAGGTCTCGGAAAG AAGCGTTCAACAGCCACCGTTATCTCGCAAGGACCAAGAGGAGCAAGCGCGGAGGTGTGAGTTTGTTCAAGGATTGCTGATGTCGACTATTTTTGATGATTTATGA
- the LOC137732099 gene encoding uncharacterized protein, translating to MSGVSIARIRGENRFYNPPAVRQRQQQQRQKLQEEKHQRQSVDSDDCATSYSSGSGREVVSDTNLDRFLEYTTPVVVAQYFPKTSVKGWRTRESELHPYFVLGDLWESFKEWSAYGAGVPLVLNGSDSVIQYYVPYLSAIQLYVDPSKPSTRIRRPGDESDAESSRETSSNGSSDYGTERGFNNVPYSALSWQNAADVNGHGWNKTFLRNKPLNGSSSDESGEACNPSQLIFQYMEHDQPFGREPLADKISVLASQFPELRTYRSCDLSPSSWLSVAWYPIYRIPTGPTLQSLDACFLTFHSLSTPTKGASADRLQCGGARSRDNQNADFKLSLPIFGLASYKFKVSFWNPNGVYECQKADSLLQAADNWLRLLQVNHPDFNFFVSHSIPKR from the exons ATGTCCGGCGTTTCGATTGCTCGGATTCGGGGAGAGAATCGGTTCTACAACCCGCCAGCTGTACGACaacggcagcagcagcagcgacAAAAGCTACAGGAAGAGAAGCATCAGAGGCAGTCGGTGGACTCAGACGACTGTGCGACTTCATACAGTTCTGGTTCAGGTCGGGAAGTGGTGAGCGATACGAATTTGGATCGGTTTTTGGAGTACACCACACCTGTGGTTGTGGCCCAGTATTTTCCGAAG ACAAGTGTGAAGGGATGGAGGACTCGTGAGTCAGAATTACATCCGTACTTTGTGCTTGGAGATTTATGGGAATCTTTCAAGGAGTGGAGCGCTTACGGTGCGGGTGTTCCTCTTGTGTTGAATGGGAGTGACTCTGTTATCCAGTACTATGTTCCTTACTTGTCCGCTATTCAGCTCTATGTTGACCCATCAAAGCCCTCAACGAGAATAAG GAGACCTGGTGATGAGAGTGATGCAGAGTCATCGAGGGAGACAAGTAGCAACGGCAGCAGTGATTATGGAACAGAAAGAGGATTTAACAATGTTCCTTATAGTGCTTTAAGTTGGCAGAATGCTGCAGATGTAAATGGCCATGGTTGGAATAAAACCTTCCTGAGAAATAAACCCTTAAATGGTTCCTCAAGTGATGAAAGTGGTGAGGCTTGCAACCCTAGTCAGCTTATATTTCAATATATGGAGCATGATCAACCATTTGGTCGTGAACCTTTGGCTGATAAG ATTTCAGTTCTTGCATCTCAATTTCCAGAGCTGAGGACATACAGGAGCTGTGATTTATCACCTTCTAGTTGGCTTTCTGTAGCCTG GTATCCGATATATAGGATACCTACAGGTCCAACATTGCAGAGCCTAGATGCATGCTTCTTGACCTTTCATTCCCTATCGACTCCCACAAAGG GTGCAAGCGCTGATAGACTTCAGTGTGGTGGTGCACGATCTAGAGACAATCAAAATGCCGATTTCAAACTATCATTGCCAATCTTTGGGCTTGCTTCGTACAAGTTCAAGGTTTCCTTTTGGAATCCTAATGGAGTTTACGAATGCCAGAAGGCTGATTCTCTATTGCAAGCGGCTGACAATTGGCTCAGGCTATTGCAAGTTAATCAtcctgatttcaatttctttgtgTCGCACAGCATTCCAAAGAGGTGA